A region of Rhodoferax potami DNA encodes the following proteins:
- a CDS encoding carbohydrate ABC transporter permease — protein sequence MTHAKSFPWLHWLRTVVAWLVTLLLFFPLGWLVLTAFKTELQAISVPPLVLFTPTLENFQIVQERSDYMLYATNSLITSVASTILGLLLAFPAAYAMAFFKGKYTKDILMWMLSTKMMPAVGALVPVYVMAQTSGLLDTRTGLVIVFTLSNLPIMVWMLYSYLKEIPNEILEASRMDGATLWSEFRYVLLPLTMGGLASTGLLTLVLSWNEAFWSLNLSAAKAGTLATLIASYSSPEGLFWAKLSAASFMAIGPIVVFGWFSQKQLVQGLTFGAVK from the coding sequence ATGACACACGCTAAATCTTTCCCCTGGCTGCATTGGCTGCGCACGGTGGTGGCCTGGTTGGTCACGCTGCTCTTGTTTTTCCCCTTGGGCTGGCTGGTGCTGACTGCCTTCAAGACAGAGCTGCAAGCCATCTCGGTGCCGCCGCTGGTGTTGTTCACCCCGACCTTGGAGAACTTTCAGATCGTGCAGGAGCGCAGCGACTACATGCTCTACGCCACGAACTCGCTGATCACCAGTGTGGCCTCCACCATTCTGGGCTTGCTGCTGGCTTTCCCCGCGGCCTATGCGATGGCCTTCTTCAAGGGCAAGTACACCAAAGACATCCTGATGTGGATGCTCTCTACCAAGATGATGCCCGCCGTGGGCGCCCTGGTGCCGGTGTATGTGATGGCGCAAACCAGTGGCTTGTTGGACACCCGCACCGGTCTGGTGATTGTGTTCACGTTGTCCAACCTGCCCATCATGGTGTGGATGCTGTACTCGTACCTGAAGGAGATTCCGAATGAGATTCTGGAGGCCTCCCGCATGGACGGCGCCACGCTGTGGAGCGAGTTCCGCTACGTGCTGCTGCCCCTCACCATGGGTGGTCTGGCGTCTACCGGTTTGCTGACCCTGGTGCTGAGCTGGAACGAGGCCTTCTGGTCGCTCAACCTGAGCGCCGCCAAGGCCGGCACGCTGGCCACCTTGATTGCCAGCTACTCCAGCCCGGAGGGCCTGTTCTGGGCCAAGTTGTCGGCTGCCTCTTTCATGGCCATCGGCCCCATCGTGGTCTTCGGCTGGTTCAGCCAGAAGCAATTGGTCCAAGGCCTGACCTTCGGCGCCGTCAAGTAA
- a CDS encoding ABC transporter ATP-binding protein, with the protein MSYLQLSGVEKLFGEHRVIKGIDLAIKQGEFVVFVGPSGCGKSTLLRLIAGLETIDGGSLQLDGRDITHQPSSKRDLAMVFQSYALYPHMSVFENMSFALKLANVDPAIIKDKVDRAAKILNLTNYLQRTPKELSGGQRQRVAIGRAIVRAPKVFLFDEPLSNLDAALRGQTRIEIAKLHRDLGATTIYVTHDQVEAMTLADRVVVLRDGNIEQVGTPLELYDRPANQFVAQFIGTPQMNVVEAAKLPSVTTVAGVQVPALGSIGLRPESITLVPAGQGAVQAKVELIEALGAETLIYVTTQSGAQLVARLNTRTELHVGADVGVQIDADAAHLFDANGRVVAAGAL; encoded by the coding sequence ATGTCTTACCTCCAACTCAGCGGCGTTGAAAAGCTGTTCGGCGAACACCGTGTTATCAAGGGCATTGACTTGGCCATCAAGCAAGGCGAATTCGTGGTGTTTGTGGGCCCGTCCGGGTGCGGCAAGTCCACGCTCTTGCGCCTGATTGCCGGCCTGGAAACCATCGATGGCGGCAGCTTGCAGCTCGACGGCCGCGACATCACCCACCAGCCCTCCAGCAAGCGCGACCTGGCCATGGTGTTCCAGAGCTATGCGCTCTACCCACACATGAGCGTGTTTGAGAACATGAGCTTTGCCTTGAAGCTGGCCAATGTGGACCCCGCCATCATCAAAGACAAGGTGGATCGCGCCGCCAAGATCCTGAACCTCACCAACTACCTGCAGCGCACACCCAAAGAGTTGTCGGGCGGGCAGCGCCAGCGTGTAGCTATCGGCCGCGCCATCGTGCGGGCCCCCAAGGTGTTTTTGTTTGACGAGCCGCTTTCCAACCTCGATGCAGCCCTGCGCGGCCAGACGCGTATCGAGATTGCCAAGCTGCACCGCGACCTGGGCGCCACCACCATCTATGTGACGCACGACCAGGTGGAAGCCATGACGCTGGCTGACCGCGTGGTGGTGCTGCGCGACGGCAACATCGAGCAAGTGGGCACACCGCTGGAGCTGTATGACCGCCCGGCCAACCAGTTTGTGGCCCAGTTCATCGGCACCCCGCAAATGAACGTGGTTGAAGCCGCCAAGCTGCCCTCGGTGACTACCGTGGCCGGTGTGCAGGTACCTGCGCTCGGTTCTATCGGTCTGCGGCCGGAGAGCATCACGCTGGTGCCGGCCGGTCAGGGTGCCGTACAAGCCAAGGTGGAGCTGATTGAGGCGCTTGGAGCCGAGACCCTGATCTACGTGACCACCCAGAGTGGCGCCCAACTGGTGGCCCGCTTGAATACCCGCACCGAGCTGCATGTAGGAGCTGACGTAGGCGTGCAGATCGATGCCGACGCGGCCCACTTGTTTGATGCCAACGGCCGTGTTGTGGCCGCGGG
- a CDS encoding carbohydrate ABC transporter permease, whose translation MNRFIPRALMAPAVITLFLWMIVPLVMTIYFSVIRYNLMQPDQTGFIGLENFEYFVTDPSFGTAVLNTLLLLGSVILITVVLGSLIALLIDDPFPGRGLVRILLISPFFVMPTVNALLWKHMMMNPIYGVLAQVWLFFGGTPVDWLTDFPLLSVIIIVSWQWLPFATLIFITSLQSMNREQLEASRMDGANYLQQLRYLYLPHMARSVAVVVMIEMIFLLSVFAEIYTTTGGGPGDASTNVAFLIFKQALLNFDAGVASAGALFAVVLANIAAVFLIRMVGKNLDK comes from the coding sequence ATGAACCGATTTATCCCCCGCGCACTCATGGCGCCGGCAGTGATCACCCTCTTTCTATGGATGATCGTGCCCCTGGTGATGACCATTTATTTCTCGGTCATCCGATACAACCTGATGCAGCCCGACCAGACCGGCTTCATTGGCTTGGAGAACTTTGAATACTTCGTGACCGACCCTTCGTTCGGCACGGCGGTGCTCAACACCTTGCTGCTGCTGGGCAGCGTGATCCTGATCACGGTGGTGTTGGGCAGCCTGATTGCGCTGCTGATTGACGATCCGTTCCCCGGCCGCGGGCTGGTGCGCATTTTGTTGATCTCGCCCTTCTTCGTCATGCCCACGGTGAACGCTTTGCTGTGGAAGCACATGATGATGAACCCGATTTACGGGGTGCTGGCCCAAGTGTGGCTCTTCTTCGGCGGCACGCCGGTGGACTGGTTGACCGACTTCCCGCTGCTCAGCGTGATCATCATCGTGTCGTGGCAATGGCTGCCGTTTGCGACGCTGATTTTCATCACCTCGCTCCAGAGCATGAACCGCGAGCAGCTCGAGGCCTCCCGCATGGACGGCGCCAACTACCTGCAGCAACTGCGCTACCTCTACCTGCCCCACATGGCCCGCTCGGTGGCGGTGGTGGTGATGATTGAAATGATCTTTTTGCTCAGCGTGTTTGCTGAGATCTACACCACCACCGGTGGTGGCCCGGGCGATGCGAGCACCAACGTGGCCTTCCTGATTTTCAAGCAGGCGCTGCTGAACTTTGATGCCGGTGTGGCCTCCGCAGGCGCTTTGTTTGCCGTGGTGCTGGCCAATATCGCCGCCGTTTTCCTGATCCGCATGGTCGGCAAGAACCTCGATAAGTGA